A window from Culex pipiens pallens isolate TS chromosome 3, TS_CPP_V2, whole genome shotgun sequence encodes these proteins:
- the LOC120421743 gene encoding 37 kDa salivary gland allergen Aed a 2-like isoform X1: MHAVLITALLLLLSVDQSLTLSSLAFDPEETRFIFTRCIEQYSTSSTEDDSSRLPRIRRWISWSLEAAEDEQTKCFVACLLNKLKLWQPYLGKFRVSLVLIELLRAFGGKVWHIVQGEQLQLQHDLYNSYVNWSREDVEVFAAGVERTSDVWNCQAVYEGFTVAIAPQIEMFKQLFLLDDEVAASIYADLGTSIRQPNQSYFQFCEKRYYRNQVDIWCTARNYSIPDDRNFHKHMDCIFRGLRYFDRDEVLNVVEILRDFHLAEITNLDDEITNTLVLCEVESGSEALSYYRCLLDSSFVEQFKDALDYREIRSSDYFYRLRDVVPSYGRDEIHQKVNEIHRNYCVVNS, from the exons ATGCATGCGGTCCTCATAACAGCACTCTTGCTGCTACTCTCGGTG GACCAATCGTTGACCCTGTCGAGTCTAGCGTTTGATCCCGAGGAGACGAGGTTCATTTTTACTCGATGTATTGAGCAGTACTCGACGTCATCTACGGAGGATGACTCATCGAGATTACCTCGGATTCGACGTTGGATCAGCTGGAGCCTGGAGGCTGCGGAGGATGAGCAGACCAAGTGCTTCGTGGCGTGTCTGCTGAACAAGCTGAAGCTGTGGCAACCGTACTTGGGAAAGTTTCGGGTGAGTTTAGTTTTAATTGAGTTGTTGAGAGCTTTTGGGGGTAAAGTGTGGCACATTGTACAGGGCGAGCAGCTACAGCTGCAGCATGATTTGTACAACAGTTACGTCAATTGGAGCAGAGAAGATGTTGAAGTGTTTGCTGCCGGTGTTGAGCGCACGAGTGATGTGTGGAACTGTCAGGCGGTTTACGAGGGATTCACAGTTGCTATTGCGCCACAGATTGAGATGTTCAAGCAATTATTTCTGTTGGACGATGAGGTTGCAGCTAGTATCTACGCCGACTTG GGAACATCCATCCGACAGCCGAACCAATCTTATTTTCAATTCTGCGAAAAGAGGTACTACCGGAACCAGGTGGATATTTGGTGCACTGCTCGCAACTACAGCATCCCGGACGACCGAAACTTTCACAAGCACATGGACTGCATTTTTCGCGGATTGCGTTATTTCGATCGTGACGAGGTTCTGAAT GTAGTGGAGATACTGCGTGACTTCCATTTGGCCGAAATTACCAATTTGGACGATGAAATAACCAACACTTTGGTGCTTTGTGAGGTTGAATCCGGTTCGGAGGCGTTGTCGTACTACCGATGTCTGCTGGACAGTAGCTTTGTGGAGCAGTTCAAGGATGCACTGGACTACCGGGAGATACGGTCCAGTGATTACTTCTACAGGCTGAGGGATGTGGTGCCGAGCTATGGCCGGGATGAAATTCACCAGAAGGTCAACGAGATTCATCGGAACTACTGTGTTGTGAATTCATGA
- the LOC120421743 gene encoding 37 kDa salivary gland allergen Aed a 2-like isoform X2: MHAVLITALLLLLSVDQSLTLSSLAFDPEETRFIFTRCIEQYSTSSTEDDSSRLPRIRRWISWSLEAAEDEQTKCFVACLLNKLKLWQPYLGKFRGEQLQLQHDLYNSYVNWSREDVEVFAAGVERTSDVWNCQAVYEGFTVAIAPQIEMFKQLFLLDDEVAASIYADLGTSIRQPNQSYFQFCEKRYYRNQVDIWCTARNYSIPDDRNFHKHMDCIFRGLRYFDRDEVLNVVEILRDFHLAEITNLDDEITNTLVLCEVESGSEALSYYRCLLDSSFVEQFKDALDYREIRSSDYFYRLRDVVPSYGRDEIHQKVNEIHRNYCVVNS, translated from the exons ATGCATGCGGTCCTCATAACAGCACTCTTGCTGCTACTCTCGGTG GACCAATCGTTGACCCTGTCGAGTCTAGCGTTTGATCCCGAGGAGACGAGGTTCATTTTTACTCGATGTATTGAGCAGTACTCGACGTCATCTACGGAGGATGACTCATCGAGATTACCTCGGATTCGACGTTGGATCAGCTGGAGCCTGGAGGCTGCGGAGGATGAGCAGACCAAGTGCTTCGTGGCGTGTCTGCTGAACAAGCTGAAGCTGTGGCAACCGTACTTGGGAAAGTTTCGG GGCGAGCAGCTACAGCTGCAGCATGATTTGTACAACAGTTACGTCAATTGGAGCAGAGAAGATGTTGAAGTGTTTGCTGCCGGTGTTGAGCGCACGAGTGATGTGTGGAACTGTCAGGCGGTTTACGAGGGATTCACAGTTGCTATTGCGCCACAGATTGAGATGTTCAAGCAATTATTTCTGTTGGACGATGAGGTTGCAGCTAGTATCTACGCCGACTTG GGAACATCCATCCGACAGCCGAACCAATCTTATTTTCAATTCTGCGAAAAGAGGTACTACCGGAACCAGGTGGATATTTGGTGCACTGCTCGCAACTACAGCATCCCGGACGACCGAAACTTTCACAAGCACATGGACTGCATTTTTCGCGGATTGCGTTATTTCGATCGTGACGAGGTTCTGAAT GTAGTGGAGATACTGCGTGACTTCCATTTGGCCGAAATTACCAATTTGGACGATGAAATAACCAACACTTTGGTGCTTTGTGAGGTTGAATCCGGTTCGGAGGCGTTGTCGTACTACCGATGTCTGCTGGACAGTAGCTTTGTGGAGCAGTTCAAGGATGCACTGGACTACCGGGAGATACGGTCCAGTGATTACTTCTACAGGCTGAGGGATGTGGTGCCGAGCTATGGCCGGGATGAAATTCACCAGAAGGTCAACGAGATTCATCGGAACTACTGTGTTGTGAATTCATGA